The DNA window CAATGCCAGAGCGAACAGGGCAGCAAACTCAAGGCCATGGGGTGTGAGTTTTGGATGCGCTCCGGCTTTCCAGAGCCATCGATCTTGTAGTGAGTTCTACCGTGCTCACACATTATACCAGCCCTTTCTGAGGCTGAGGAAGAAGACTGTCCCAGAACAAAGCTAATGTATTCTAATAAATCTATACTCTATAAATCATGACTTGCTGGTTATCAGGAGGCCCAGAAACATGCACCTTAGTCATTATTTTAGGGAATGGGCGTTAGGAGGAGAACAATGTCCTCCCTATTCTCTACTGTGCCCCAAAGCTCCAACTGCTAAACACCTAAAGAAAGAGGAACCTACATAGGATTATGTGATATTCTAATCTATGACTACCGGATGTGCCCTAGGCCACACTCACCTATAAATATAGCTACCAGGATCATCCTAGCTTATTTCCCCTCTTCTGTGAGTTGAGGGAGAAGAGACCTCGTCGCTGAGATCATTTTATTTGTTGCCCTNNNNNNNNNNNNNNNNNNNNNNNNNNNNNNNNNNNNNNNNNNNNNNNNNNNNNNNNNNNNNNNNNNNNNNNNNNNNNNNNNNNNNNNNNNNNNNNNNNNNCAATGGGAGACTTCCTGAAGgacacagataagaaaataagagtttGCAATGCATTGGCAGAGAAGGATAATAGAATGCTTGTTGCTTATCAGGAGTGATTCTTACTCAGCATTTGTCTGTCAGGTTCAGAGAAGTGTGGCTGCAAACATTCTGAGTTCTCTATGTGCTCTAGTGGgttttattctcctctctgtaACCTTGGCTGTTTTGGATCCTGCTGTTCAGAAGTGTATCTTTAACATTGAGAACAGAGAACCTGAAGAGATTACATCTCACTATTATGTTGAAACAATTATTGACAAAGAATGCTTCACGGCCAAAATCGCTCTGACTGTAAGTATATTTAGATGGGTTGCTCCAGTCATATGAGGTTTCTGAAAGCATTGACTTTTTGTTATCccttcttttgaaaatatgtctAATTCTTTATAGTTTGGGCATCTGGGAGAAGGCCAAGGCTCTCTCTTCCCAAAGAAGAGGGCACTGACTGAGATGACAAGGCTAGACTCTGGGGTAGTGAAGTGGAGTAGAACAGGAAATGTCAAAGTTGATGAGGAAAAGCTAAAACTTACCATTGATAGAGGTTCTTAATAATCAAAGTAATTCTGTTATTAGAGTCATAAAATATGAGTTTGCCAAACCAAAAATCTCGGTACATGGAAAGGTAAATTCAGAAAGTCAAAAACAGCAAAAAGATGCAAGTGATCGGGAAGTATGTGTACTTGACATGAGCAGGCATCAGGTCCAGCACTGAGAGGTAGAGGGTAGGAAGTCTAACCTTGGAGGTGAGGGCTTCTCCTTCCAGTGACCACAGTGATGAGTACTATTGATCAGTGAGAAAACAGCATCATTGTTCTTTGTTATAATTTAAGAGGTGGTAtttatgaaattaagaaatatatctaGGAAGATGGAGAATGTTAATTGATACTCATTGCCATTATTggggaaaagaaagcaatgaaGCTTAACTAATAGAAATAATGTCTTAAGTTGGAGCATTCAAGGGTATGTATATGGTGAGAAACCCTGAGAAAGACATGAATCAAGAGGCTGCAGAATATCTGTGGTCTTGCAAGCACAAGAGTGGGTGATATCAAGGACACAGTTGGAGGATGGCCAGAGCTGGTCAAGCATGTGCTTGCACACCACTCCTTATGGAGCTGGCCCAAGGAACTTGCTTCTCTCCAGGTTCATGATATGATCATGGGAAAAGGTACACGCAAATGAGTCCACCCCACACTTGGTTGAGCCAGCTCCATGGTGGACAGAAGTTTGGGAGGGATTTGTATAATGAATAAAGTCTGAATTCATAAGGGataattttgctttataaataaagGGATTAGCACAGGGCTGGCTTGCTAGGACAGTTTCTTGTTAACGTCAACAAGTTGGATTTCCTCTTCCACTGTATATGAATAGACTAGAAGCTCGTGAAATCACATTTTCTCTCCTGTCCTATCATCTTGCCAAGTCTGCATGAAGGATACCTCAGGACAGAAATGGTAGAACCTAGTCTCTTGGTGGAACatcttttttgagtttatttcattCGTTAGTGATGGGGACGGCTTTGTTTATGCTATGTTTATTGCCTTGATTATCTTTTCAAACTCTCACAGATGTCAAGAAAGGCTAAGAAAGCCCTTCCAAAGGGACTGTTAATATTGAATTTTACAAAGGGCTTGCACCAATGAGGTCAAAATCTCATTGGTTCTCACAGATCCTTCTGAGAAGGAAGTATCATGGTGCACATttgataaatgaggaaacaagCTAGAGAAGTAGAGACTTCAGGCTCACTCAGCTTCTAAGTGGTAGAGGTGGGGCTGAGGCTAGAATGGAAGCTAACATTTCTCAGTCCTGGGAGTTATTATATCACCAGTTGAGTTAATGAGGCAATCAGATGTAGCTATGTCTCCAAGTGAGACATACAATGTACAAAGTAGGTTATGTGTAGCTGATGTAGTTAAGGCTCATCCTCCCTCTCAAGGGTCTAAATGAACAAAGGGATTAAATTAAGCCTATTGCTAGGTGGAAGGAGCAGTGTGCTCTAGATGAGGGTGtttcttccctcactctctgatgGTTGAGGCTGTCTTCATCTCTACTGTCACCACCCAACAAGGGATGAGGGCTTCAGTTGACTCAAGCACTGCCAATCTTGTATTTCCTACATTGCAGGGAACTCTGTCTGTGATGCTGATTTACACGGTGCTGGAGTTCTGCGTGGCCATGCTCACTGCTGTGGTTTTGTGGAAAGAGGCTCACTCTGACTTCCTGGGGGTGAGTGCGCTGGCCTGCCAGCATCCCTGAGTCCTGGCAGGTGTCTTTCAGGTTTGGGGCTGCGTTGAGTGATGTCAGCAAGAGTGGCGGATGGGCCGGCAGTTGTCGATCATGAGATACACATCGGAACCGGTTGGATGGGGATGGAAGACAGATGAGGAAAGCAGATAACAACTGGACAGCTGGCTGGCTGAGGGTTAACCAAATGGGATGGTTGAACATGAAAAGTTGGCTGGTTCAATCTTCTATTTTGTAAATGCAGAAACCTGGAAGTTAAATGGCTTGCCCAGCATTATGTATGAGTCTGTGCCATGCTTGGGTCCCTAGAACTTGGTTTGTGTCTTTCCTAGACAGCCCTGGTCTCCTTAACAGTCTTGACTTAGTGAAGGACATTGCACACGACTAGATTTGGTAAATGTCTTTTGCTCTGGTTTTGTCTTCCTGTGATCTTAAAGTTCTTTTTTCACCTAAAAGGTACTTTCAAAAAATTGTCGTTTCAAACTCCATGGGACAGCACCCTCCCACCACCACAGACTCATGGCTTCATTTAACTGAATTTAAAAGCCTGGATTCATCCAGAATTTTATTACAGAAAGCAGAATGAATATGGAGCTGATGAGCAGCACTTATGTAAAGAGCTTAATGACATGCTATACTCAtcttgtatacacacacacacacacatagattaGAGGAAATGACATAGTGAGATGTATATATTAAGCTGAACCTGAGTGAAGTCTGAAGAACTAACATGAACAACtaacatattttgtttcttttagagtGTGCTTTTCCTGACTCAGAGTTACAAGAATAAATCCAGCACAACCCCAAAGGCATGTCATGACCCTGGATATGAAGAACTAGTGACCTCTTAAGGGAAATACTCATCAGAAATTTGGTTCTATGATAATATATGAAGACCAGCCAGAGAAACTCAAGAAAGCAAAGTTTGAATTCCTTGAAATGTAGGATTTATGCAATGGACactgcaaatatatatatatatatatatatatatatatatatatttggttttgttgttgttgttgttgttgttgttgttgttagctaAAGGCACAGATGTGTAAATTACCATTGGCTAGATGGCCAAATAGTCAGACATTTACCAGAAACCTAGACAGGCTTGCGTGATTGAGTGATTGTGCTGAAGTAAAGGAGACAACTCTTTCTTGTCCCCCTTAATTGCCAACAGGAATTAACTGACTTACAGCGATGTTCAGACCCGTTTATACTAGACAGCAGTGTTTCATCACATTTTACTCATAACTGTATACAGATAAACTTCCTACAATTAAATCTCAGAAGCTGTGTAAGTGTTTGgctttgaaataaaatctttatttgatTTCTATGATGTGTATTTTGTCAATACCGCCATGAAATTAACTCAGTTCTGAtactatctacctggagatagcatctAATCctacaggttaagggctcagtcctagtAGACATGACCCTACCACCCTCttcccacttcagatgccagtagCAGGTCCAGATTGTTGCCTGAGCTTCTGGCCCACTAGCTGTAGATGAAGGTTCCCAAGCCCCTCTCCTTAGTTCAACTAATTTGCTaaagtggctcacagaactcagattaccagtttattataaaaggatataactctgGAAGAGTCATAGGGAAGAGATACAGAGGACAAGGAAtgggaaaggatgtggagaaccaCTCTTCTTGAATCTCCTTGTGTTTACCAAGAACCTATCCCAATCCTGTTCTTCTGGAGTTTTATGGAGGCTTTGTTACATACTCATGATTGATGaagtcattggccattggtgataaaacacaatttttagcccctctctcctttccagaGGTCAGGGGGGTGGACTGAAAGTTCCCCTCTAAATCAATCATAAGGTTGGTTTCTCTGCGTGGGGAGGGTCCCCAACCTATCCTTAGGTTCCTTGAGGGCTTTCCCAAAGTCAactcattaacataaaaaatacatctttactGCTCTATCACTTAGGACATTCTACAGATTTGCCAAGAACtgaaagactatatatatatatatatatatatatagtctttcaGAACttggcaatatatatatatatatatttcttattacaaatatcacaaaatcatatttacatatttttggaaactcctttttttatttgtcctttgAAATACATAGTAAGTCAGCAATGATAGATATACACCTAACCTTGAATCCCCTTCTGCCTGATCAaatatgcaaacaaaacaaaggagtgATGACTAACTAGaatatttattgtcatttaagAGGCAAccaattcatattttttcctgatttcaaaataagaaagaacagtTGTCCCATTGAAAATGTTAAGCCTCAACCCTCATACACACATGTgcgtacatacatacacatacacactggaTGTAAAAAGACTCCTTCTAATTCCATATAAGCTCCAtttctttgaaagatttttctcaCATTCTCCCTGCCCTGACCCACTGCGTCAGGATCACACCCACTGGGTCAGGTCTGATGCTCAGTTTCCCTGTTCTATTTTCCACTGTGAGAGTAGAATGTTGGTTTTTACTTTAGGTCTTTCTTCAAactctcctcattttcttctccccGCTGCCCTCCCTCCCTACACATGCATATGGACACCATTcctcttatttatttgcttgttacAGATAGTCAACACTTATGGGCACGTTCGGAGTACCAGACCCTATGCTGATACCAGGATTATGAAGGTGAATAAGGTCCACTCTTTGGCTTCAGGAAATTCATAATCAATTCAGGAAAACAGATGACAATAAAGTTAGAGAAGCACCACACAGGGCACTAAGTGTTACTGGAGCACAGAATAAAGAACACCATCTTCTGCCTAAAAAACATAGGGAATAAacgtgtgtatgcatgtgtgtgtgtgtgtgtgtgtgtgtgtgtgtgtgtgtgcacgtgcacatgtgtgcatgtgcatatgtgaaTATGAGCGAGAGAGAGATTCTTCCTTTGAGAACTCCACCTCCCCAGTGGACACTACCACAGTAGGACCCTCAACCACATGAGGCCACCCTCCTTCCACACACAGCTGGTTTACTCCACCATATCTTACCCACAccactcccccacctccaccatgaTTGAATGTAAAATGTCTAGAACCTGGAGCTCCTCCTAGAACTCTCTTAGCTTTGACTCATTTCTCAGAAAAGGCAGCCAGCCATTTAGGCAACACTCAAAGTCTCTTCTTATCATTGGTTCAACATAACCACTAAGTTAGGCATCTGTGTCTTCTAAGCCGCCATGCCCGTCTAGCATCTAATGACGAAATGAGGCTGGCGTCTACCTTAGGATCTGAAGATGTATTGAAAACACATGTGTAAAGAACTTACCATTGCATAGAATATTCTCAATTAACTTGAgttttatttgagttttattttctattttcttccaccTCCCCTCTCATTCCGCTACACCAACTTGATTCTCTAAACAATTTGAATCTCCATCCACCTCTGGTATTTCGAAACTGATTAATCTCCTAAAATCTTTCATTTCTCCAAGAGAGTCTGTACAGTGCTCTAAACAGAATCTCAGATTACagcaatttgttttctctttcctttgctacCAAAGAAGATTTTAGAATTAAAGGCCTTTTTCAGAGCTCCTGAACAGGTGACTCTACTGACATCCAGTGGTGATAATGAGaaacactccccctccccccaattaaTAGAAAAAGCAAACCAGGGTAATAATTCAGTATCCTTGGGGAATTTCCCTGCTGGCAGCTAATTTGGAGGTACAAAATCATACCTGCAAACTTTGTTTGCACATGTCATCGGTGAGAGGGGACCATGCatctttcagaaataatttattatttgtaacttcaaaaagacacaaaacattaCCATAAGAAGCTAGAATAGCTATATTCAGATGGAATAAAAGATACCTTAATATGAAACACTATTAGAGAGAAAAAGGgatattttattatgataaaagagtcaacaaagcaggaaaaatgaaGTGCAAATAAAGGTGTAATTAATAGTGAGCCCTCCAATTATaggaagcaaaaactgacagaattgaaaGAATTCAGCATCTCTAATTAGGTTTCAATATTTCATCCTCAATCATTGATAGAAAAGCGAGACAggaaatcaagaaggaaaaatgagactTGAACACTATTAAGCAACTTTACtctatgcacatatatataacataaattgtaccataatataatatatattatatgcagtAATGCATTTGTTATACAAAAATAGAACACAAATGTAGATCATAAGCTAGAACTTaagacaatacatttttaaaatattgaaataatataaagtaaGTTCTCTGAACAAAACAGAATTAAAGAAGAACTCAATAGCAGAAAGACTTTGTAAAATCCCCACATagctgtaaatttaaaaaaaatttttaaacgattattgatttttaaaggaaagagagacagagtataagcggggaaggggcagagagagagggagacacagaacccaaaacaggctccaggctctgagctgtcagcatagagctcgatgcagggtttgaacccacaatctGTAATATTATGATCTGaactcaagttggatgcttaatcaaccgactgagccacccaggtgccctgccataTAGCTGTAAACTTAAATCACTCACTTCTCAATTGACTATGggtcaaagaaatttttaaaaaaagaaattggaaaatattttaaattgaataagaaagaaaacatagcaaATGTGTGGGAGACAGCTAATGCTGGACctagaagaaaatttatagcTTTAAGCGTTTATATCAGAAACAAAACTCAAATTAATAACCTAAGCCCCTTCCTTAGGCTTAACCTGAAACcagaaaaagggacaaaaatcGAAATTCGAAGTAAGCAGAAACAAGGAAGTAATTAAGgctagagaatagaaaaataatgaacaaaaatcaaggaaactaaAGTTAGTCCTTTGAAAATGCcagcaaaattgacaaacttcAGCTAGACAGACCAAAcataaaggagagaaagacatgCATAATCAAAATCAGTTACGGAAGAGGGCACACCATCACCAACTCCACAAATATTAAAAGCATTATAAGGGCCTTATATAGAATTCTGAACAATTTTATGCCAGCAActtacacaaataaatgaatttgtaagATAgacataaattaccaaaactgatccaaaaagaattaaaaaatatgagttcATCTATAACAAGTGAATAAACTGAAATAACATTCAAACACTTTGCCACCAAGAAGCTCAGACCCAAATAGGTTCCCTGGTAATATAtcagataattaaagaaaaaataacaacaatccATTACAAACTTCTtctcaaaagaaaggaagggacaatCTCAGCTCGTTCCATgagccagtattaccctgataccaaagccagacaaagacattaaaagaaaagaaagctacagaATAATGCCTCAAGACTGCCATTTTTTTCCATCCTGCTGAGGTCACAAGAGCAAAGTCAAATAAGATGCCCATTCTGGTGGTACCTCTTTTATCAGAGGATCAGTCACAACCTAGGCAAGGGGTATTTCACTTGGAGGTTTGTTTCATAGAGTCTTTGTAGAGCCATTCTGACGCCTCCAGCTTTTGCAGTATTTCTATGGCTTTAGTAGGTGTTGACTGTCATAAGGCAAAGCAAGGACAGTAGAGTATTTGCCCTTTTTTGAGTGTAAATGATATGCACCTCCCCATTTGTCcattctttttggcttttttattttttaatagtttattgtcaaattggtttccatataacacccagtgctcttccccacaagtgcctccctccatgaccaccaccccgtccctcccctcccccttcagtcctcggttcattttcagtattcagtagtctctcatgatttgcatccctctctctccccaactctctttccttcttcccctccctatggtcctctgttgggtttcccctgttagacctatgagtgcaaacatatggtatctgtccttctccacctgacttattttgcttagcatgacaccctcgaggtccatccactttgctacaaatggccagatttcattctttctcattgccatgtagtactcaattgtgtatatatatatatataccatatcttcttgatccattcatcagttgatggacatttaggctctttccatgatttggctattgtaaaaagtgccgctatgaacatcggggtacatgtgctcctatgcatcagtacttctgtatcccttgggtaaatccctagcagtgctattgctgggtcataggggagttccatttGTCCATTCTAAATTAAAGTCTTAAGAGTCATCTTTATAGAGGTAGACAATCCATCAGTGGGAGTTGTCCCAGTTCCTTTGCCTGGCACTCCTCCTGCTGGCCAAAACAGGGAAAAGTTCATTCTTACTCTTGCTAAGCAAGaaccttaaaaaggaatttttagcTGACTTGCCATTTTATTGCAGTTCCTTACACATCCATTTTGCTAGATCCTCTGATCAAGTTTCTATCATTTCCATATTATACTGGTTCTATTATCAGCTCCTGATTTTAAAGCCTGTGATACTTCAAACCAAAAGGGTTCAATAACCACCTGTCCACTCCCTCTATCAAAACCaccctttttatttataaataaatcctTAGAGATATTTATAGTTAAAGATGAATCTGGGTCTTCAATGCAATGTCACTTCTGATGCCAAGTGTGCCAATAGTAGTGGTTAGGGTTTAATTTCTAAGGAAGACTCATAAGATCCAACTGGACTATGCATACAATTTTAGGACCTATTTTGCAGGTCCTAAAATGCAACAATGTTAAACTAAAGATGTGTGTTCCAGCTAAAGACTGCTCCTAGCAGAGGCTCCGTAATGCCAGGCTTGTGCTCCAATTGCCCTGCCTTCTTCTCTGTAGTACATGTTCTGTTTTTGATAGGAAATCCCAACAGAAAACCTCAGGACCAGGGAGCCCCAAATTGCATTGGTTTTTGGGCTTCTTATACCTGGCTTGTCCCATGGGCATGTTATGCAACCAGTCCCCCAAACATACCATTCTCTGGTCTCATTAAAGCCACGAGCACATCACTAGTCACACTGTTATCGATAAATTACGCTGACAAGCTGGCACAAACCACCCAGAAACTCCTCAGACCCATGGTTACAGAGCAACACAATGAATCCGTGTGTTCATGTCTTGACTAGGGGTCAGCACCCAACAGGTCCTCCCGAAAAACCACTCAGGTCTGTTTTAGGCTTGCTGAAATTAACCCGAACAACACAGGCGTGCGTTTTGACGGACAGTATGACTAATTACTCCTTGGGTGATCTTGGATCaattctcatctttttaaaaaaattctaatatataGACAATAAGTAAATCCCTGTGTCTGTCGTGTAAGGACTGAAGAAGGAATCCTGAGCACCATTCACTATACCTCGTTCGTAAACATTGGTTCTATACATGTCACTCTCGGATGTCTgagataaggaaaaggaaatgttatttcAGCCCTTCAAAAGCTTACTCtcagcaagaagaaaaaatatttggcagAGAAGAAGCCAGGGTTTGAAGGCATTTTTTTTGATAGGGGCACCTTAAGAACATAACTAGAATTAAACAATGATTAACATAAACGGG is part of the Suricata suricatta isolate VVHF042 chromosome 11, meerkat_22Aug2017_6uvM2_HiC, whole genome shotgun sequence genome and encodes:
- the LOC115272371 gene encoding membrane-spanning 4-domains subfamily A member 6A-like, translated to MSEAIQILCGVIVLGFGIILASAPSSPSFSPVLSILLKAAYPFVGALCFVISGTLSVIMEKKSTKTLVQRSVAANILSSLCALVGFILLSVTLAVLDPAVQKCIFNIENREPEEITSHYYVETIIDKECFTAKIALTGTLSVMLIYTVLEFCVAMLTAVVLWKEAHSDFLGSVLFLTQSYKNKSSTTPKACHDPGYEELVTS